Genomic segment of Actinomycetes bacterium:
TAGTCATTATTATATTTTTACCCTTTTTGATTTTAAATTATAAAAGTGAAAAGAGGCTGCAAAAGTTTAACCAGCAGCTTCCGGATACCCTTCAGCTTATAAGCGGATCATTGAAAGCCGGCTATAGCTTTAACCAGTCTTTAAGCATGGTGGTAGATGAAACAGCGCCACCGATATCTTCTGAATTTAAAAAGGTGCTAAGCGAAATAAGGATGGGTCTTCCGGAAAAAGAAGCGCTGGGTAATATGCTAAGCAGGATAGGAACCGAACACTTGAAATGGGTGGTTATGGCGGTAAACATTCAGAGGGAAGTTGGCGGTAACCTGGTGGAGGTTCTGGAAACAATTTCCAAAACTATCAGGGAAAGGGATGCAGTGCTCCGCCAGATAAAAGCGCTTACTGCTGAAGGAAAGCTTTCTGCTATCATCTTGATTGCATTGCCCATACTGGTGGGAGCATTCATTACCATCACTAACCGGGAATATATAAGTTTACTGATAACCAATCCTCTGGGGCTGGTAATGATAGGCGTATCGGTGCTGTTAATGATTATAGGTACCGTATGGATAGTAAAGGTAATAAAGGTTGAATATTAAAGGGGTAATTTAAATGCAGAATATATATTTTTATATCATGCTGGGGTCGGTTTTTCTGAGCGTATTTTTGATAATATTGTTTTCAGGGATGCCTAAAATAGTTAAGCCTACAGACAAGAAGAGGATGGATAAGCTTGATTATTACCAGATGCCTTATTCCCGGGAGGAAAAAAAGATTCCTTCATTTATGGAAAGAGTTGTCTTACCTTTCTTTGGTAAAATTGCAGCGGTAACCAAGAGGCTCAGTCCCTCCAATATAGTAGAAAATACCAGGAGAAAATTAGAACTTGCCGGGGCATATGAAAGGATAAGTGTGGATATGTACCTGGCCATAAAACTACTGTTCCCCGTAGGGATTTTCTTTCTGGATATAATAATATTTATATTTTTTCCTACCAGCTTGTTAGTAAAAATAATACTTCTGGCCTTTATACCCATCTCTTATTTTTTCCCCGATATTTATATGAGCAGCAAGATTTCTGGCCGGCAAACTGAGATAAGAAAGACACTGCCCAATGCCCTGGACCTGTTAACCATTAGTGTTGAAGCAGGAATGGGTTTTGACCATGCCCTGGCCAGGGTTGCCGGCAATATCAAAGGCAGCCTGGGAGATGAATTAAATAAAATGCTTCACGAAATCCAGCTGGGGTTCTCCCGAAAGGATGCTTTCAGAAACCTTAACCGCAGGACTGAAGTAGAAGACCTCAATACCTTCATAGTGTTAATGATACAGGCAGAAACATTTGGAATATCGGTGGGAAAGGTGCTTAGAGTCCAGGCAAATGAGATGAGAACAAAAAGAAGGCAGAGAGCTGAAGAAGCTGGAGCCAAAGCTCCGGTTAAACTGGTATTCCCCCTTATTTTCTGTCTTTTCCCTGCCCTGATGACCGTAATTATTGGTCCGGCCGTAATAAGAATACTTGGGGTGCTGGCCCAGATGTCCTCACCGTAGATTTATAGTTGAATAGTAGCCAGAATAATTATAGGATATACAATCATTAAAAAAAATAATAGAGGTAATGGCTACGCAGTACTCAAAAACCATCTCTGAAAAGTTAGATATTTCTGAAAACAGGGTAGAATCCACTTTACAGTTGCTGGAAGACGGCAATACCATACCTTTTATAGCCAGATACAGAAAAGAAGCTACCGGAAACCTTGACGAGACATTGATTCAGGGAATAGAGAAAGAGGCAAAGAAACTGGCCGAGCTGGACAGCAGAAAAGGAACCATCCTCAAAGAGATAAAAAGCCAGGGCAAACTTGAGCCTTCCCTTAAAAAGGAAATAGAAAGTGCAGACAGCCTAACTGAATTGGAAGATCTCTACCTTCCCTTTAAGCCCAAGAGAAAGACCAAGGCCTCTGTAGCCAGGGAAAAGGGGCTGGAGCCACTGGCGAAAAAAATATTTGGCCAATCCGACTTTGACCCTGAGAGTGAGGCTAAAAAATACCTGAATGAAAAAGTGGAAAGCACCGATGCTGCCCTGGAGGGAGCAGGATATATAATAGCAGAATGGATAAATGAAGACAGGGCAGCCAGGGAGCAAATAAGGGATCTGTTTTCCAAGAGGGCCGCGGTAAGGTCAATATCTGCCCAAAAAGATTATGAAGATGCATTAAAATACAAGGATTATTTTGATTATTCTGAACCCCTTTCCACAATAAGCTCGCACCGTTACCTGGCTATCATTAGGGGCGAAAGAGAAGGCTATTTAAGGGTTATGGTATCTCCCGATGCCGAGGAAGGAATTAAAAGGCTAGAAGAAATATTTGTAAAATCATCTAATCCGGCCAGCCGGCAGGTAGAGCTGGCAGTAACGGATAGTTACCGCAGGCTGCTTTCTCCTTCCATGGAAAATGAGTTAAGGAAAGAGGCTAAACAGGTTGCGGATACCGAAGCCATTGCTGTTTTTGCCAATAACCTCAGGCAGCTGCTCCTGGCCCCCGTACTGGGATCTAAAAGGATACTGGCTATTGATCCCGGGTACCGGACCGGATGTAAAGTTGTATGTCTGGATGAGCAGGGAGACTTAATCTATAAACACACCATATATCCACATGCCCCGATTAAAAAAGAAGAGGAAGCGGCAAAAGATATAAAAGATATGGTGTCCAGGTTTAATATAGAAGCCATAGCTATTGGAAATGGCACTGCCGGCAGGGAAACCCGGCAGTTTATAGATTCTTTAGAGCTTTCAGATAAGGTAAGGGTGTTTGTGGTCAGTGAAAACGGTGCATCCATTTATTCGGCTTCAGAAGTGGCCAGGGAAGAATTTCCTGATCATGATGTTACGGTAAGGGGCGCGGTTTCCATTGGCAGGCGGCTGGCCGATCCGTTATCGGAACTTGTAAAAATCGATCCCAAATCCATAGGGGTAGGTCAGTACCAGCATGATGTAGATCAGGGAAGGCTAAAAGAGAGCCTTAACCAGGTGGTCGAGAGCTGCGTTAACATGGTGGGGGTTAACCTGAATACAGCCAGCAGGCACCTGTTGATGTATGTATCAGGGCTGGGTCCCAGGATTGCTGAAAACATAGTGAATTACCGCAGTAAAAATGGGCGTTTTAAAAGCAGAAAAGAGCTCAAACAGGTTCCCAAGCTGGGAGACAAGATATTTCAGCAATGTGCAGGCTTTTTAAGAATCGGGCAGGGAATAAATCCTCTGGACAGCAGCGGGGTACATCCGGAAAGCTACTATCTGGTAGAGAAAATAGCCGGGGATCTGGGAGTAAAAATAGAAGACTTGATAGGGGATAAAAATATTGAACAGAAGATAGATCTGGCCAGGTACGTAGATAAAAATGCAGGGATGCTTACTTTAAAAGATATTGCAGCAGAGCTGGCTAAACCAGGAAGGGATCCCCGGGACACGGTAGATGATTTTGAGTTTAACCGGGATTTAAAAACTATAGAAGACTTAAGCACAGGCATGGTGGTTAATGGTATTATTACCAATATTACTAATTTTGGTGCTTTTGTAGATATCGGGCTAAAAACTGACGGCCTGATACATATATCCCAGATTTCTTCAGATTTTATAAAACACCCCCAGGATGTTGTTAGCATGCATCAGAAGGTTAAGGCCAAAGTAATAGGCATAGACCTGCAGAGGAAAAGAATATCCCTGTCCTTAAAGGATATAAATTAGGATTTAGCCTTAAGCAGGGGGAAAAACATCAACAGTATAATGCTTATCAATGGTACAGCCAGTACAATGTTCATGGTAGCTACCACCCCGATTATATCGGCTGCCCTACCCAGAAATATCATGGTTATAGCTGCTGTTCCGCCACTTAATCCAATTACCAGCGAAGAAGCCAGGCCCAGGTTGGAAGGAAGTATTTCCTGGGAGAGCCTTATGCATACCGGCAGGGTGGATACAAGAAAAAATCCTCCTAAAATATAGAGAATAATAGATAAAAGGCCTTCTGTCCTGAACACCAGGAACAGTAGGGGAAGGCAAAACAGTAGTCCTGCCTGTATAAGGGTGGTGCCTTTTAAGCCCCGGTCATAATAGTATCCGGTGATTATTCCCCCTATGGCTCCTACTACCCCAAAGGCAAGCAGCAGGTACCCTACATTTAAAAGGGTAATATTTCTCTGGGTAAAATACAGGGGTAAAAAGGTAACCAGGGATATCCATATCAGGTCCCTGGAATAAGAGGTAAAAAAGATAATGATTATCAGGCCCAGTTTGGTTTTCTTTATGTTTTTAATCCTGGAGAATATGGTAGGCTGGCCGGGGTCAGGTATTTCTATGTGTGGAGATTGAAGAGTCTTTAGAAGGATCAAGGACATTATGACGCCGGGGATCATGGCCAGGGGAGTAAAAGATAAACCAAGTTTTTCTACTATAAAAATAATAAAAAGGGAGCCGGCCGCATAACCGAGATTACCGCCAAAGGCTATAATGGAGTTGCCCAGGCCCCTTCTTTCTCCACCAAAGTGTCCGGCAATGGAAGCACTGGGAGGATGGAATGCGGATATGGACAGGTTTCCGAAAAAAAGGAAGGCAACAATAAGCCAGTAGGACGGAAGCACTCCCAGAAGGCTTATGAATACTGATGCCAGAAGAGGGCCCATTACCATAAAATACTTGGTTCCATGCCGGTCTGAAAGCAGCCCGAATACCGGCTGAGTAAAGCTGTTGGCAATATAATTGGTAGAAGTAAGTATGCTTACCAAAAACAGCGACAGATCAAATTTTACAGCCAGAACCGGAATCAGTCCTACAATAAAACTGGCATACAGGTCGGTTACCAGATGGCTGGTTGCCGATAGTGATACCTGCAAACGGTTAAATTTAAGTTTAGTTTCTACCATAGCAAATGTTGATGGTTTTAGATTTTGATTCTACAACTTTAAAATCAAAAGTAAACTGTTTTACAGCCCCATAAATTAAATAATTTATGGATGACATAAACATATTTGTAATTTTATTTTTTCCCGTTTATTTTATATAATCAATTAGGCCGTGCTAGGCGGGGAGCTAGCGGTGCCCTGTACTCACAATCCGCTACAGTGAGGCTGAATGGCGGTATTGAGGTTTCCTGCAGTAGGGTTTGACCTTGTGCAAGTGGCAATGAAGGCTGGGTCTCATGCGGCGAAGAGTTGCGAACCCCGTCAGGTCCGAGAGGGAGCAGCGGTAAGCAATAAGCTTCGGGTGCCATGAGGAAACCTGGCTGGAGCAAACTGCACAGGGGGCACCTGTTGCGGTAAATCGAATTCCGCTGCACGGCTCTATATTAAGGAGAATTATGGGTTATATTTCATTTTACAGAAAATGGAGGCCACAGGACTTTGACCAGGTAATAGGCCAGGATTATACGGTAAAGACTTTAAAGAACGCAATTTCAAAGGACAGGCTGTCCCATTCATATATCTTTTGCGGGCCCCGGGGGACGGGTAAAACATCCACTGCGCGTATCCTGGCCAAGGCTTTAAACTGTGAAAAAGGGCCTACACCCCAACCCTGCAATAAGTGCAAAAGCTGCATCAGCATATCCGAAGGAAACAATGTTGATGTGGTAGAGATTGATGCCGCTTCCAATAATGGGGTGGAGCATATCAGAGAACTCAGGGAAAAAGTAAAGTATCTGCCCAGCAAACTCAAGAAGAAGGTCTATATAATAGATGAGGTACACATGCTTTCGGTTTCTGCTTTTAATGCTTTGCTTAAAGTTCTGGAAGAGCCGCCTTCTCATCTGGTATTTATAATGGCTACCACCGAGCCCCATAAGGTTCTTCCTACTATCATGTCCAGATGCCAGAGGTTTGATTTCTATCCCATACCGGCAGAAGAAATTATAAAAAAACTTAAGAGGATATCGGAAACTGAAGGTATAACCATAGATGATCAAGCTTTGAATATAATTGCAAAATATGCAGATGGAAGCCTCAGAGATGCAGACGGCATGCTGGAACAACTAGCTTCCTACGGGAGTGACCGGATTACTATTGATGATGTTACTACCCTGTTGGGGGTAATAGATTTTGAGCTGTTGTTTGAGTTTACCGATATTTTAGTGGAAAAGGATGTAAGCCAGGCTATCCTGTTTGCCCACAGGTTGTTTAGCAGCAATCAGGATTTGGGCACTTTTGTGCAGGAATTTTTAGAACATCTTTACCTGCTGTTTGTCTATAAAAATTATGAATATCCCCGGCAGGTAGAAGGTATAACCGGGGATTTTAGCGAAAGATACAGGTCCCAGGCAAACCGGATTAACCCGGAGAATTTAAGTTATTTTATAGATGTTTTTTCCCAGCTTCAAAAACAGGCCCAATACGGGCACCTGGCCAAGACCCTGTTTAAAGTTAACATGGTAAAAGCCCTTACTTATAAAGGCCTGCCGGAAAAGAAACCGGTAGAAGAGCCGGTTGAAAAACCAGCGGCAGAACCCGGGGGAGAAGAGAGCAACGATGCAATATCCCCAAACTGGCTAAAGATTTCCAATCTGGTAAAAAGAGCCAAAATATCTGTTTATGCCATGTTTGCCGAAACCAGTGGCTGTAAGGTAGATAAAAATACCCTGTATTTTTATCTGGACAAAAACAAGGAATGGCACCAGCAACAGCTTAATAAAAAACCAAATATTGATATAGTTACTGCGGCGGTAAAGGAAGCCACCGGTAAAAAATACAAGGTGAAGTTTGTAACCGGCCAAGACCAGGAAGCTGTGGCATTGCCCAAAGACAGGCCGCAGGAGTATGAACAGGAGCAGGACCAGCAAGTGCAGGAGGCGGTAAAAGAGGCCGGACCGGTGCCGGAGGTCTATGATTATTTAAAAGAGAAATTTAAGATAAAGGAGTAAAACATTGGGTATGAATTATGGAAATATGATGAAACAGGCCAAGCAGATGCAAAAGAAGATGCAGGAAATTCAGGAAGAGCTTAAAAAAACTGAGTTTGAGGCTTCTTCCGGAGGCGGGGCAGTAAAAGTAAAGGTAAATGGCGAACAGGAAGTACTGGAAGTAAAGATAAAC
This window contains:
- a CDS encoding type II secretion system F family protein is translated as MQNIYFYIMLGSVFLSVFLIILFSGMPKIVKPTDKKRMDKLDYYQMPYSREEKKIPSFMERVVLPFFGKIAAVTKRLSPSNIVENTRRKLELAGAYERISVDMYLAIKLLFPVGIFFLDIIIFIFFPTSLLVKIILLAFIPISYFFPDIYMSSKISGRQTEIRKTLPNALDLLTISVEAGMGFDHALARVAGNIKGSLGDELNKMLHEIQLGFSRKDAFRNLNRRTEVEDLNTFIVLMIQAETFGISVGKVLRVQANEMRTKRRQRAEEAGAKAPVKLVFPLIFCLFPALMTVIIGPAVIRILGVLAQMSSP
- the dnaX gene encoding DNA polymerase III subunit gamma/tau; the protein is MGYISFYRKWRPQDFDQVIGQDYTVKTLKNAISKDRLSHSYIFCGPRGTGKTSTARILAKALNCEKGPTPQPCNKCKSCISISEGNNVDVVEIDAASNNGVEHIRELREKVKYLPSKLKKKVYIIDEVHMLSVSAFNALLKVLEEPPSHLVFIMATTEPHKVLPTIMSRCQRFDFYPIPAEEIIKKLKRISETEGITIDDQALNIIAKYADGSLRDADGMLEQLASYGSDRITIDDVTTLLGVIDFELLFEFTDILVEKDVSQAILFAHRLFSSNQDLGTFVQEFLEHLYLLFVYKNYEYPRQVEGITGDFSERYRSQANRINPENLSYFIDVFSQLQKQAQYGHLAKTLFKVNMVKALTYKGLPEKKPVEEPVEKPAAEPGGEESNDAISPNWLKISNLVKRAKISVYAMFAETSGCKVDKNTLYFYLDKNKEWHQQQLNKKPNIDIVTAAVKEATGKKYKVKFVTGQDQEAVALPKDRPQEYEQEQDQQVQEAVKEAGPVPEVYDYLKEKFKIKE
- a CDS encoding RNA-binding transcriptional accessory protein — its product is MATQYSKTISEKLDISENRVESTLQLLEDGNTIPFIARYRKEATGNLDETLIQGIEKEAKKLAELDSRKGTILKEIKSQGKLEPSLKKEIESADSLTELEDLYLPFKPKRKTKASVAREKGLEPLAKKIFGQSDFDPESEAKKYLNEKVESTDAALEGAGYIIAEWINEDRAAREQIRDLFSKRAAVRSISAQKDYEDALKYKDYFDYSEPLSTISSHRYLAIIRGEREGYLRVMVSPDAEEGIKRLEEIFVKSSNPASRQVELAVTDSYRRLLSPSMENELRKEAKQVADTEAIAVFANNLRQLLLAPVLGSKRILAIDPGYRTGCKVVCLDEQGDLIYKHTIYPHAPIKKEEEAAKDIKDMVSRFNIEAIAIGNGTAGRETRQFIDSLELSDKVRVFVVSENGASIYSASEVAREEFPDHDVTVRGAVSIGRRLADPLSELVKIDPKSIGVGQYQHDVDQGRLKESLNQVVESCVNMVGVNLNTASRHLLMYVSGLGPRIAENIVNYRSKNGRFKSRKELKQVPKLGDKIFQQCAGFLRIGQGINPLDSSGVHPESYYLVEKIAGDLGVKIEDLIGDKNIEQKIDLARYVDKNAGMLTLKDIAAELAKPGRDPRDTVDDFEFNRDLKTIEDLSTGMVVNGIITNITNFGAFVDIGLKTDGLIHISQISSDFIKHPQDVVSMHQKVKAKVIGIDLQRKRISLSLKDIN
- a CDS encoding MFS transporter, with protein sequence MVETKLKFNRLQVSLSATSHLVTDLYASFIVGLIPVLAVKFDLSLFLVSILTSTNYIANSFTQPVFGLLSDRHGTKYFMVMGPLLASVFISLLGVLPSYWLIVAFLFFGNLSISAFHPPSASIAGHFGGERRGLGNSIIAFGGNLGYAAGSLFIIFIVEKLGLSFTPLAMIPGVIMSLILLKTLQSPHIEIPDPGQPTIFSRIKNIKKTKLGLIIIIFFTSYSRDLIWISLVTFLPLYFTQRNITLLNVGYLLLAFGVVGAIGGIITGYYYDRGLKGTTLIQAGLLFCLPLLFLVFRTEGLLSIILYILGGFFLVSTLPVCIRLSQEILPSNLGLASSLVIGLSGGTAAITMIFLGRAADIIGVVATMNIVLAVPLISIILLMFFPLLKAKS
- a CDS encoding YbaB/EbfC family nucleoid-associated protein, which gives rise to MNYGNMMKQAKQMQKKMQEIQEELKKTEFEASSGGGAVKVKVNGEQEVLEVKINQDMVDADDLEMVEDMVVVAINDALSKSKQKMQEEMGALTGGMNIPGLF